A genome region from Camelina sativa cultivar DH55 chromosome 10, Cs, whole genome shotgun sequence includes the following:
- the LOC104716672 gene encoding BEL1-like homeodomain protein 6 — protein MENYPETQFLPGNAMIHMNATVSYSEELVSRERIEANNNVSASQERSRLGQLSQMQDVDQDFGSWRDQASDRNGFQLMSAMAGATTAHLHTGQGLSLSLGSQIHPGIHQSMASRAEHFRGNEYAIQSFPGGNQNLDVVRTITNSKYLKAAQQLLDEAVNVRKALKQFQAEGDKNNEKPQEPDQNTQDSCTNPPAEISQSERQEMQSKLTKLLSMLDEVDRRYKQYYQQMQIVVSSFDVIAGYGAAKPYTALALQTISRHFRSLRDAISGQILVIRKCLGEQQDGSDGKRVGIISRLKYVDQHLRQQRGFMQPQAWRPQRGLPENSVLILRAWLFEHFLHPYPKDSDKIMLARQTGLSRGQVSNWFINARVRLWKPMVEEIYKEEFTENDSNSSSENTPKRLAAADDDEDRDQEFSQDQTKQDHGHDGYGEETCGMVQGSQMDGRRFMAVEPTYHVAEMSRLGRGDVSLTLGLQNSNGHDNVTVMSSEAYSNFSGVDFYETAIPGTELEYVPGSRQNRTSSSQLVHDFVA, from the exons ATGGAGAATTATCCGGAAACACAGTTTCTACCCGGAAATGCAATGATCCACATGAACGCTACAGTTTCTTACTCGGAGGAATTAGTTAGTAGAGAAAGAATTGAAGCTAACAACAATGTCTCAGCCTCACAAGAGAGATCAAGACTTGGTCAACTTTCGCAAATGCAGGACGTTGATCAAGATTTCGGTTCTTGGAGAGATCAAGCGAGTGACAGGAACGGTTTCCAGCTAATGAGCGCGATGGCGGGTGCCACCACGGCGCATCTTCATACCGGTCAGGGATTGTCACTTAGCCTTGGCTCACAGATTCATCCTGGAATCCATCAAAGTATGGCGTCAAGAGCTGAGCATTTCAGAGGCAATGAGTATGCAATACAGAGCTTTCCTGGAGGGAATCAGAACTTGGATGTTGTGAGAACAATTACAAACTCAAAGTATCTCAAGGCGGCTCAACAGCTTCTTGATGAGGCTGTTAATGTAAGGAAAGCTCTGAAGCAGTTTCAAGCAGAGGGAGATAAGAACAATGAGAAGCCTCAAGAACCGGATCAGAACACTCAAGACTCGTGCACCAATCCTCCCGCTGAAATATCTCAATCAGAGAGACAAGAAATGCAGAGCAAGTTGACAAAACTCTTGTCAATGTTGGATGAG GTGGATAGAAGATATAAGCAATATTACCAGCAGATGCAGATAGTTGTATCCTCGTTCGATGTGATAGCAGGTTATGGAGCGGCTAAGCCATACACAGCACTCGCCCTTCAAACCATTTCTCGCCATTTCCGTAGCTTAAGGGATGCGATATCCGGACAAATCCTCGTGATACGTAAGTGCCTTGGGGAACAACAAGATGGATCAGATGGGAAAAGAGTTGGGATAATAAGCAGACTTAAGTACGTTGATCAACATTTAAGACAACAAAGAGGTTTTATGCAACCTCAAGCTTGGAGGCCTCAACGTGGTCTACCTGAAAACTCTGTTTTGATTCTTCGTGCTTGGCTCTTTGAGCATTTTCTACACCC TTACCCAAAGGACTCTGATAAGATCATGCTAGCAAGGCAAACGGGCTTGAGCCGCGGTCAG GTTTCAAATTGGTTTATAAATGCGCGTGTGCGTTTATGGAAGCCAATGGTGGAGGAGATATACAAGGAAGAATTCACAGAGAATGATTCCAACTCGTCTTCCGAAAATACACCAAAGAGACTTGCTGCTGCTGACGATGATGAAGATCGAGATCAAGAGTTTTCACAAGACCAGACCAAACAGGACCATGGACATGATGGATATGGTGAGGAAACATGTGGCATGGTCCAAGGCAGTCAAATGGATGGTCGCCGGTTCATGGCGGTTGAGCCTACATATCATGTGGCTGAGATGTCAAGACTGGGTCGTGGTGATGTTTCTCTGACCTTAGGGCTTCAAAACTCTAACGGACATGATAATGTTACGGTTATGTCTAGTGAGGCCTACAGCAACTTTTCCGGGGTAGATTTTTACGAGACTGCCATCCCTGGAACCGAACTGGAGTATGTCCCCGGGAGTCGCCAGAACCGAACAAGTTCGTCCCAATTGGTACATGATTTTGTAGCTTGA